CGGGGTTTATACCGATTGGTCAATCGCCGCCACGCAGATTCAATGGGCGGTGGATGTGGCCGATACTGCTAACGATACGGTCTGGGTCTCCAATGGAGTGTATGTGCTCACCAATCAGATAGAAATTACCAACACCTTTGTCATTAACCTGCGAAGCCCCAACGGGCCGGATGTAACAATTGTCAACGGCGGATATATGCCCGGAACACCGGAAGCGACCACCAATAACCGTTGTCTTTTCGTGACCAATGCGCCGTCGTTTGTCCACGGTTTCACCTTTTCCAACGGCGCCTCCCTGGGTTATGGCGGAGGAGTGCAGTTGCGTTCCGGAATTGTGAGCAATTGTATTGTGTGTAATAATAAAGTCTTTGTGCCGTCCGGCGTGAGCGAAGCGGGGGGCGGTGGCATTTATTTGCGGGATGGCGGCACGGTTACGGCCTGCCGGGTGAACGGCAATACGGTAACTAATCTTTCAACCGGGGTCGCCGGCGCCGGCGGTGGAATTTATGCCAAGGGAGGGGGATGTTTTATATCCGATTGTATTGTCAGTAATAATAGAATTTTTACCCAAGGTGAATCATTTGGCGGCGGTGTGTTTGTTTATTCTTGTAAAATGATTTCATACAATACCAGGCGTGTAACTTACGGGGCTCTTTATATGCGGCCTAATGCCGTAACCTATGCCGTCTGTGTGGATAATACTCTTCCTGCATTATTTATTCCAACGGAGCGGGGGGAACGGACGACGTGTTTGACGCTTCCGGAGTCAATGCCGACAATCTCCAATATTCGTGCGTCGGGACCAACCCCGGCTTTACCGGGGCGGGGATCATTGTGACTGATCCGCGTTTCAAGAATTTTGATGCCGGGGATTACCGGTTGGCGGCCGGTTCACCCTGCGTGAACGCGGGCGACAACCGGGACTGGATGACGAACGCGGTTGACCTGGACGGCCGTACGCGCATCCGCTACGGCCGGGTGGACATGGGCGCCTATGAGCGCATTCACGCCGGCACGTGCTACGGCGTCCGCTGAACCGGGCGAACTTACTTCATGTCCACCCCGGCAACGCCAGGTATGTGATCCCAGCCCGGATGGCTTTGCGCCGCAGAGGTTTTCGCTGGAACTGGCCGGGTGTATGACATGGTAAACCGCCCTTATTCAGGA
This genomic window from Kiritimatiellia bacterium contains:
- a CDS encoding choice-of-anchor Q domain-containing protein, translated to MTDPRFKNFDAGDYRLAAGSPCVNAGDNRDWMTNAVDLDGRTRIRYGRVDMGAYERIHAGTCYGVR